A region of Sphingomonas sp. DNA encodes the following proteins:
- a CDS encoding M3 family metallopeptidase yields MCLPSGVRASCVKPSRYGRPGGVASPPVLLHYHSFSAGAKQRASDSGKDGETKVKAIFLASAAALALGGGAVSAQQTGAPAASATTAVPDNVLLADWTGDHAGVPPFDQVRPELFGEAFQFALDERRREIQAITRHRAAPTFENVIVPYERAGRRLNRVFAVWGVMTGNMTTPAYQALQREWAPRLAAATDEIYLNPELFARVRAVHEARERSGLDAQQQRLVTRIYEQFVQRGAALSAEQKQQLSAYNQQLAGLFAEFSEKVLADEQTYIAATEAELAGVPQDVRNAAAAAARARSLPAGQFAIVNTRSAVDPVLTFADDRGLRERVYNAFINRGDNGDANDTNETIRQIVRVRAERARLLGYESHAHWRMQDTMAGTPERAQELMMRVWPAAAARVREEVADQQAMANRLGHDITIEPWDYRYYMEKVRQDRYSLSQDEIKPYFELGNMIQAMFHMAGELYGLRFQEITGQVPVWHPDIRVWQVTNTAGEDVGVFYGDNFARQGKRSGAWATTYRSRSGLLGDSLVLGSNNNNFTRPDDGQPALLSIDDAETLFHEFGHAIHYFLSNTRYPSLSGTPRDFVEYPSQVHENWLLTPEILNRFARHHETGAPMPQELVQRIEAAAQFNQGFATAEYLSSALVDMALHVRPDGDVDPDAFERETLAAIGMPRELVMRHRLPQFNHLFSSDAYSAGYYSYLWSDTMGADTWAAFVETGNVWDPATARRFAETLLSTGNETDRAEAYRAFRGRDPGVEALLRTRGFPTGE; encoded by the coding sequence ATGTGTCTCCCATCTGGTGTGCGCGCATCATGCGTCAAACCATCGAGGTACGGAAGGCCCGGCGGCGTTGCATCGCCGCCCGTCTTGCTTCACTATCACAGCTTCAGCGCTGGCGCGAAGCAGCGCGCCAGCGATTCAGGCAAAGATGGAGAAACGAAGGTGAAGGCGATTTTCCTTGCGAGCGCGGCGGCCCTGGCATTGGGGGGTGGCGCGGTATCGGCACAGCAGACCGGCGCGCCGGCGGCTTCGGCGACGACGGCCGTGCCCGACAATGTGCTTCTCGCGGACTGGACCGGCGACCATGCCGGCGTGCCGCCGTTCGACCAGGTCCGGCCGGAGTTGTTCGGCGAAGCCTTCCAGTTCGCGCTCGACGAGCGCCGCCGAGAGATTCAGGCGATCACCCGCCACCGCGCCGCGCCGACCTTCGAGAACGTCATCGTGCCGTACGAGCGGGCCGGCCGCCGGCTCAACCGGGTCTTCGCCGTATGGGGCGTGATGACCGGCAACATGACCACCCCGGCCTATCAGGCGCTGCAACGCGAATGGGCGCCGCGCCTGGCCGCCGCGACCGACGAGATCTACCTCAATCCCGAATTGTTCGCCCGGGTGCGTGCGGTCCATGAGGCGCGCGAACGATCCGGCCTCGACGCCCAACAGCAGCGGCTGGTGACGCGCATCTACGAACAGTTCGTTCAGCGCGGTGCCGCCTTGTCCGCCGAACAGAAGCAGCAGCTTTCCGCCTACAACCAGCAGCTTGCCGGATTGTTCGCCGAATTCAGCGAGAAAGTGCTGGCCGACGAGCAGACCTATATCGCTGCGACCGAGGCGGAGCTGGCCGGCGTGCCGCAGGACGTGCGCAACGCCGCCGCCGCCGCGGCCCGTGCCCGCAGCCTCCCGGCCGGGCAGTTCGCGATCGTGAACACCCGCTCGGCGGTCGATCCGGTGCTCACCTTCGCCGACGACCGGGGCCTGCGCGAGCGCGTCTACAACGCCTTCATCAACCGCGGCGACAATGGTGACGCCAACGACACGAACGAGACGATCCGCCAGATCGTGCGCGTCCGCGCCGAACGGGCGCGGCTGCTCGGCTATGAAAGCCATGCCCACTGGCGGATGCAGGACACGATGGCCGGCACGCCGGAACGCGCGCAGGAGCTGATGATGCGGGTCTGGCCCGCCGCCGCCGCGCGGGTGCGCGAGGAAGTGGCCGACCAGCAGGCGATGGCCAATCGCCTGGGCCACGACATCACCATCGAGCCGTGGGACTATCGCTATTACATGGAGAAGGTCCGGCAGGACCGCTACAGTCTCTCCCAGGACGAGATCAAACCCTATTTCGAGCTGGGCAACATGATCCAGGCCATGTTCCACATGGCCGGCGAGCTTTACGGGCTGCGCTTTCAGGAGATTACCGGGCAGGTGCCGGTCTGGCATCCGGACATTCGCGTCTGGCAGGTGACCAACACGGCCGGCGAGGATGTCGGCGTCTTCTACGGCGACAATTTCGCGCGCCAGGGCAAACGTTCCGGCGCCTGGGCGACCACCTATCGCAGCCGTTCCGGCCTGCTCGGCGATTCGCTGGTGCTGGGCTCGAACAACAACAATTTCACGCGTCCCGACGACGGCCAGCCGGCCTTGCTCAGCATCGACGATGCCGAGACCCTGTTCCACGAATTCGGCCACGCCATCCATTATTTCCTGTCGAACACGCGCTATCCGAGCCTCAGCGGCACGCCGCGCGATTTCGTGGAATATCCGAGCCAGGTGCACGAGAACTGGCTGCTGACGCCGGAAATCCTGAACCGCTTCGCGCGCCATCACGAAACCGGCGCGCCGATGCCGCAGGAGCTGGTGCAGCGGATCGAGGCGGCGGCCCAGTTCAACCAGGGCTTCGCGACGGCGGAATATCTGTCGTCGGCGCTGGTCGACATGGCCCTGCACGTCCGGCCGGACGGCGATGTCGATCCCGACGCGTTCGAGCGCGAGACGCTGGCCGCGATCGGCATGCCGCGCGAGCTGGTGATGCGGCACCGCCTGCCGCAGTTCAACCACCTCTTCTCGTCAGACGCCTATTCGGCCGGCTATTATTCCTATCTCTGGTCGGACACGATGGGCGCGGACACCTGGGCGGCGTTTGTGGAAACCGGCAATGTCTGGGACCCGGCGACGGCACGGCGCTTCGCCGAGACATTGCTCTCCACCGGGAACGAGACCGATCGGGCGGAAGCCTATCGCGCGTTCCGCGGCCGCGACCCGGGCGTCGAAGCCTTGTTGCGGACGCGCGGCTTCCCGACGGGCGAATAA
- a CDS encoding adenylate/guanylate cyclase domain-containing protein, translating to MPETGSGWRGKLKRDLKQIGAARLVVTFLCLGLAFYAARFAWDMPLAADAERALYDIRFDREAERVMAQDDRIVLVTYNDDTLAELGKRSPLDRALLARALRAIDAMGPRAIGIDILIDQAQPEDAELIETFRAMRTPTFLAYASAEYNPDQMLHWQQGFLDTMMREVAPGPVRPASIRLQPDLADGVIRRWPDQPAALPPLLANAMAPGVHPEFRRYTRGIDFRLPGTAENDEVPVFTNLPIQFVAEFPDGVRDMIAGRYVLIGGDIQDLDDYETPMTRVSGRWMKGLEVHAHILAQLLDGRMKPPVAPWALWLLAVGVVAAGALTNLVELRGWKLALLLAAQAGLFGYLPFHLQGTGIDTIDLPAFGWGAGWLLAFVAVGMAARAVGSEQRRFAQSALGKYLPADIAAQIMRDPSQLALKGEKKQIYTLFTDLEGFTKLSHAISPEQLSDLLNRYLDRMSDIVLKHGGTIDKFVGDAVVAFWGAPIARPDDADRAVRAAVEMYEAGNLFSAEGGADLPPIGITRVGLHRGEAVVGNFGGEGRIQYTALGDGMNTAARLESANKALKTRALVSKEAKDQSTLDIFRPMGRVVLSGRATPVEVWEPVPEMDAEARARLAALWERFDGGDAGALVQLSEIADSDKEDAAMQEFVYRAREAGPGGHFVLGSK from the coding sequence ATGCCGGAGACGGGAAGCGGCTGGCGGGGGAAGCTGAAGCGCGATCTCAAGCAGATCGGCGCCGCGCGGCTTGTCGTCACCTTCTTGTGCCTCGGCCTCGCTTTTTATGCGGCGCGCTTCGCCTGGGACATGCCGCTCGCCGCCGATGCCGAGCGCGCGCTCTACGACATCCGCTTCGATCGCGAGGCGGAGCGGGTCATGGCGCAGGACGACCGCATCGTCCTCGTCACGTACAATGACGACACGCTTGCCGAGCTCGGCAAGCGCTCACCGCTCGACCGCGCCCTGCTCGCCCGGGCGCTGCGCGCGATCGACGCCATGGGCCCGCGCGCGATCGGCATCGACATATTGATCGATCAGGCCCAGCCGGAGGATGCCGAGCTGATCGAGACCTTCCGGGCGATGCGCACGCCCACCTTCCTCGCTTATGCCTCGGCCGAATATAATCCGGACCAGATGCTGCACTGGCAGCAGGGTTTCCTCGACACCATGATGCGCGAGGTCGCGCCTGGCCCCGTCCGCCCGGCGAGCATCCGGCTCCAGCCCGATCTCGCCGACGGCGTGATCCGCCGCTGGCCGGATCAGCCGGCCGCGCTCCCGCCCCTGCTCGCCAACGCCATGGCGCCGGGCGTGCATCCCGAATTCCGCCGCTACACGCGCGGCATCGATTTCCGCCTGCCCGGCACCGCTGAAAATGACGAGGTGCCGGTCTTCACCAACCTGCCGATCCAGTTCGTCGCCGAATTTCCCGACGGCGTGCGCGACATGATCGCCGGGCGCTATGTGCTGATCGGCGGCGACATCCAGGATCTCGACGATTACGAGACGCCGATGACCCGCGTCTCCGGGCGCTGGATGAAGGGACTGGAGGTCCACGCCCATATCCTCGCCCAGTTGCTCGACGGTCGGATGAAGCCGCCGGTCGCCCCCTGGGCGCTGTGGCTGCTGGCGGTGGGCGTGGTCGCTGCGGGGGCGCTGACCAATCTGGTCGAGCTGCGCGGCTGGAAGCTGGCGCTGCTGCTCGCCGCCCAGGCCGGCCTGTTCGGCTATCTCCCCTTCCATCTCCAGGGGACCGGCATCGACACGATCGATCTGCCCGCCTTCGGCTGGGGAGCGGGCTGGCTGCTCGCCTTCGTCGCGGTCGGCATGGCGGCGCGCGCGGTCGGCTCGGAACAGCGCCGCTTCGCCCAGTCTGCGCTCGGCAAATATCTCCCCGCCGACATCGCCGCGCAGATCATGCGCGATCCCTCGCAGCTCGCGCTCAAGGGCGAGAAGAAGCAGATCTACACCCTGTTCACCGATCTCGAGGGCTTCACCAAGCTCAGCCACGCGATCTCGCCGGAACAGCTCTCCGATCTGCTCAACCGCTATCTCGACCGGATGAGCGACATCGTCCTCAAGCATGGCGGCACGATCGACAAGTTCGTCGGCGACGCGGTCGTCGCCTTCTGGGGGGCGCCGATCGCCCGGCCCGACGATGCCGACCGCGCGGTGCGCGCGGCCGTGGAGATGTACGAGGCCGGCAATCTCTTCTCGGCCGAGGGCGGCGCCGATCTGCCGCCGATCGGCATCACCCGCGTCGGCCTGCATCGCGGCGAGGCGGTGGTCGGCAATTTCGGCGGCGAGGGACGCATCCAATATACCGCGCTGGGCGACGGCATGAATACGGCGGCGCGGCTCGAATCCGCCAACAAGGCGCTCAAGACCCGGGCATTGGTCAGCAAGGAGGCGAAGGACCAATCGACTCTCGACATCTTTCGACCGATGGGCCGGGTGGTGCTGAGCGGCCGCGCGACCCCCGTGGAGGTCTGGGAACCCGTCCCGGAAATGGACGCCGAAGCTCGCGCACGCCTCGCCGCTCTCTGGGAACGGTTCGACGGCGGCGACGCTGGAGCGCTCGTTCAGCTTTCCGAAATAGCCGACTCCGATAAGGAGGATGCAGCAATGCAGGAATTCGTCTATAGGGCCCGTGAAGCAGGTCCGGGAGGTCACTTTGTCTTGGGATCAAAGTAA
- a CDS encoding phosphotransferase family protein has translation MNSADDRSARNSGTGAVREAHRFDPAPLAAWLAAHVEGYAGPLAVEQFRGGQSNPTYKLVTPGRSYVLRRKPPGELLPGAHAVDREYRVIAALGAQGFPVARAYGLCTDESVIGTPFYVMEMVEGRIFWDTTFSEVSAAGRPAHFDAMNATLAQLHMIDPDTAGLGDYGKPGNYFARQIARWSKQYEGDVEAGRVAAMDRLVEWLPANIPADEPRARVIHGDYRCDNMIFHPTEPRVLAVLDWELSTLGHPLADFTYHLMMYRMPAGITTGLAGADLAALNIPGEDEYVAAYCRRTGRDGIANLDFYVAFNLFRLAGIVHGIKGRLARGTAASAHAASMAAALEPLADLAWEQAKKAGAR, from the coding sequence ATGAATTCGGCCGACGATCGCAGCGCCAGGAACAGCGGCACCGGCGCGGTCCGCGAAGCGCACCGCTTCGATCCCGCGCCGCTGGCGGCGTGGCTTGCGGCCCATGTCGAAGGCTATGCCGGGCCGCTCGCCGTCGAGCAGTTCAGGGGCGGTCAGTCCAATCCCACCTACAAGCTGGTGACGCCCGGCCGCTCCTATGTGCTCAGGCGCAAGCCGCCGGGCGAACTGCTTCCAGGCGCCCATGCGGTGGACCGCGAATATCGCGTCATCGCCGCACTCGGCGCACAAGGCTTCCCGGTCGCCCGTGCCTACGGCCTGTGCACCGACGAAAGCGTCATCGGCACGCCCTTTTACGTCATGGAGATGGTGGAGGGGCGGATCTTCTGGGACACGACCTTCTCCGAGGTGAGCGCCGCCGGCCGGCCGGCCCATTTCGATGCGATGAACGCCACGCTGGCCCAGCTCCACATGATCGATCCGGACACGGCGGGCCTCGGCGATTATGGCAAGCCGGGCAATTATTTCGCCCGCCAGATCGCGCGCTGGTCGAAGCAATATGAAGGCGATGTGGAGGCCGGCCGGGTCGCGGCGATGGACCGGCTGGTCGAATGGCTGCCCGCCAACATTCCAGCCGACGAGCCGCGCGCGCGGGTCATCCACGGCGACTATCGTTGCGACAACATGATCTTCCATCCCACCGAGCCGCGCGTGCTCGCGGTGCTGGACTGGGAGCTGTCGACGCTCGGCCATCCGCTCGCCGATTTCACCTATCACCTGATGATGTACCGGATGCCGGCCGGCATCACGACCGGCCTGGCCGGCGCCGATCTCGCCGCGCTCAACATTCCGGGCGAGGACGAATATGTCGCGGCTTATTGCCGCCGCACCGGGCGCGACGGCATCGCGAATCTCGATTTCTACGTCGCCTTCAACCTGTTCCGGCTGGCCGGCATCGTCCACGGCATCAAGGGCCGCCTCGCGCGCGGCACCGCCGCCTCCGCCCACGCCGCCTCGATGGCCGCTGCGCTGGAACCGCTCGCCGACCTGGCGTGGGAACAGGCGAAGAAGGCTGGCGCGCGCTAG
- a CDS encoding HEAT repeat domain-containing protein, translating to MKAWFADREAQNRSHEGVEAIARHWGRSALMTQLERELTELPERAPHAVLDAARRFLDKAGDIEALMHDLIASSRADPFFRPPFHPVSSEIHTGLLLFHNDDLSMALGVTGVEMLAAKKSGARGATSLGFTGLLTMFRYVKAGGAIVSFWEAPPIGDNFVAAEAGKARFVERRRIEDGEEIVIDGRHQSFVIEHATSDMVYFQALVRTGGAPLAAEYDSGSLALVGASSTDEASSRIQMMVSLLRAMERDDAFALIEETLNASPHFYTRWHIMREMLAMDADASLPALKRMAEGDPHPEIRAAARQTLGLFFADAADAVGDVLCRA from the coding sequence ATGAAGGCCTGGTTTGCCGACCGCGAGGCGCAGAACCGGTCGCACGAAGGCGTCGAGGCCATCGCGCGCCACTGGGGCCGGTCCGCGCTGATGACTCAACTCGAACGCGAGCTGACCGAATTGCCCGAGCGCGCGCCGCATGCCGTGCTCGATGCCGCGCGGCGCTTCCTGGACAAGGCGGGCGACATCGAGGCGCTGATGCACGATCTGATCGCCTCCAGCCGCGCCGATCCTTTCTTCCGCCCGCCCTTCCACCCGGTGTCGAGCGAAATTCACACCGGCCTGCTGCTCTTCCACAATGACGACCTGTCCATGGCGCTCGGCGTCACCGGGGTGGAAATGCTCGCCGCCAAGAAATCCGGCGCGCGCGGCGCGACCTCGTTGGGCTTTACCGGCCTGCTCACCATGTTTCGCTATGTGAAGGCGGGCGGCGCCATCGTCTCCTTCTGGGAAGCACCGCCGATCGGCGACAATTTCGTCGCCGCCGAGGCAGGCAAGGCGCGTTTCGTCGAGCGCCGCCGGATCGAGGACGGCGAAGAGATCGTGATCGACGGTCGCCACCAGAGCTTCGTCATCGAGCATGCGACGAGCGACATGGTCTATTTCCAGGCGCTGGTCCGCACCGGCGGCGCGCCGCTGGCCGCCGAATATGACAGCGGGTCGCTCGCGCTGGTCGGCGCGAGCAGCACGGACGAGGCGAGCTCGCGCATCCAGATGATGGTATCGTTGCTGCGCGCGATGGAGCGCGACGATGCTTTCGCGCTGATCGAGGAGACGCTGAACGCCTCCCCGCATTTCTACACGCGCTGGCACATCATGCGCGAGATGCTGGCGATGGATGCGGACGCTTCGCTGCCGGCGCTGAAGCGGATGGCCGAAGGCGATCCCCACCCGGAGATTCGCGCGGCCGCCCGGCAGACGCTCGGCCTGTTCTTCGCGGACGCCGCCGATGCCGTGGGAGACGTCCTGTGCCGCGCCTGA
- a CDS encoding transposase, translated as MPRLIDAPAQESCELGDLIERLETSDFDARDEDGFAAWGNELKKLANNRTFLADMMIAELKRRCAGQVRDNQYSAQVVLLHTSSQRFIMRANFWPALKDSVVRHSGTDPFFYGVPHDHNFSFLTVGYLGPGYWSDYYEYEYDKVVGVPGEKVDLRFVERAKLDPGKVMLYRAHRDVHLQLPADEMSVSLNIVETSHAATFRDQYRFDVEHARIDGIMTRTSLEPLLALASHYGGDEGVDLLDEFAARHPSDRIRWRALHARAGTAPSLAARIAVLEEGTNGSSLLVAGMARREIERLEAGRAWIEGAASAETEASAA; from the coding sequence GTGCCGCGCCTGATCGACGCCCCGGCGCAGGAAAGCTGCGAGCTCGGCGACCTGATCGAGCGGCTGGAGACCAGCGATTTCGACGCCCGCGACGAAGACGGTTTCGCCGCCTGGGGGAACGAGCTCAAGAAGCTCGCGAACAACCGCACTTTCCTCGCCGACATGATGATCGCCGAGCTCAAGCGCCGCTGCGCGGGGCAGGTGCGCGACAATCAGTACAGCGCGCAGGTGGTGCTGCTGCACACCAGTTCCCAGCGGTTCATCATGCGCGCCAATTTCTGGCCGGCACTGAAGGACAGCGTCGTCCGTCACAGCGGCACCGATCCCTTCTTCTACGGGGTGCCGCACGATCACAATTTCTCGTTCCTGACCGTCGGCTATCTCGGGCCGGGCTATTGGAGCGACTATTACGAATATGAGTATGACAAGGTCGTCGGCGTGCCGGGCGAGAAAGTGGACCTGCGCTTCGTCGAGCGCGCCAAGCTCGATCCCGGCAAGGTGATGCTCTATCGCGCGCATCGTGACGTCCATCTGCAGCTGCCCGCCGACGAGATGTCGGTGTCGCTCAACATCGTCGAGACGTCCCACGCCGCAACCTTCCGCGACCAGTATCGCTTCGATGTCGAGCATGCCCGGATCGACGGGATCATGACGCGCACCTCGCTGGAGCCGCTGCTGGCGCTGGCATCCCATTATGGCGGCGACGAAGGGGTCGATCTGCTCGACGAGTTCGCCGCGCGCCATCCCAGCGACCGCATCCGCTGGCGTGCGCTCCATGCCCGCGCCGGCACCGCGCCGTCGCTCGCCGCGCGCATCGCCGTTCTGGAGGAAGGCACGAACGGTTCCAGCCTGCTGGTCGCCGGCATGGCGCGGCGCGAAATCGAACGACTGGAAGCCGGGCGCGCTTGGATCGAGGGCGCCGCGTCGGCGGAGACCGAAGCGTCGGCGGCCTGA
- a CDS encoding superoxide dismutase: MAFRLPDLPYPKDALGEFMSAETFDYHHGKHHKAYVDKVNGWIDEKDLKGASLVEVIARAKDKGDTGLFNNAAQIWNHSFFWQCLAPAEGQQPGGKLAGLIDEAFGSTDALLAKLKDEAVSHFGSGWAWLVLNGGKLGITSLHDADTPVVHDGMKPLLTLDVWEHAYYIDYRNARPVFAEKVLGNVINWDFVARNLDGEGASRADQEQ; this comes from the coding sequence ATGGCTTTCAGGCTGCCCGACCTTCCCTATCCCAAGGACGCGCTCGGCGAGTTCATGTCCGCCGAGACGTTCGATTATCATCACGGCAAGCACCACAAGGCCTATGTCGACAAGGTCAATGGCTGGATCGACGAGAAGGATCTGAAGGGCGCCTCGCTCGTCGAGGTAATCGCGCGTGCCAAGGACAAGGGCGACACGGGCCTGTTCAACAATGCCGCGCAGATCTGGAACCACAGCTTCTTCTGGCAATGCCTCGCGCCCGCCGAGGGACAGCAGCCGGGGGGCAAGCTGGCCGGTCTGATCGACGAGGCGTTCGGCAGCACCGACGCGCTGCTCGCCAAGCTGAAGGACGAGGCGGTCAGCCATTTCGGCAGCGGCTGGGCCTGGCTGGTGCTGAACGGCGGCAAGCTGGGGATCACCTCGCTCCACGACGCCGACACGCCGGTCGTCCATGACGGCATGAAGCCGCTGCTCACGCTCGATGTGTGGGAGCATGCTTATTATATCGACTATCGCAACGCGCGGCCGGTCTTTGCCGAAAAGGTGCTCGGCAATGTGATCAACTGGGACTTCGTGGCGCGGAACCTCGACGGCGAAGGTGCCAGCCGGGCCGATCAGGAGCAGTAG
- a CDS encoding ABC transporter permease: protein MSINLYGIWAIYRFEMARALRTLWQSLVTPVITTSLYFIVFGAAIGSRMTEIDGVPYGAFIVPGLIMLSLFTQSIFNASFGIFFPKFIGTIYELLSAPISPLETVIGYVGAAATKSIVLGLVILGTAAFFVPLQIVHPLWMMAFLVLTATTFSLFGFIIGIWGKNFEQIQFVPMLVVTPLTFLGGAFYSLEMLGEPWRTITFFNPVVYLISGFRWSFYGTSDVGVEISLAATLGFFFLCLAIIAWMFKTGYRLKT from the coding sequence ATGAGCATCAATCTCTACGGCATCTGGGCGATCTACCGCTTCGAGATGGCGCGGGCGCTGCGCACGCTCTGGCAGAGCCTGGTCACCCCGGTCATCACCACCTCGCTCTATTTCATCGTCTTCGGCGCGGCGATCGGCTCGCGCATGACGGAGATCGACGGCGTGCCCTATGGCGCCTTCATCGTGCCGGGACTCATCATGCTCTCGCTCTTCACGCAGAGCATCTTCAACGCCAGCTTCGGCATCTTCTTCCCGAAGTTCATCGGCACGATCTACGAACTGCTGTCCGCGCCCATCTCCCCGCTGGAGACGGTGATCGGCTATGTCGGCGCGGCGGCGACCAAGTCGATCGTGCTCGGCCTCGTCATCCTCGGCACGGCGGCCTTCTTCGTGCCGCTCCAGATCGTTCACCCGCTCTGGATGATGGCCTTCCTCGTCCTCACCGCGACGACGTTCAGCCTGTTCGGCTTCATCATCGGCATCTGGGGCAAGAATTTCGAGCAAATCCAGTTCGTGCCGATGCTGGTCGTGACCCCGCTCACCTTCCTCGGCGGCGCCTTCTACTCGCTCGAAATGCTGGGCGAGCCGTGGCGGACGATCACCTTTTTCAACCCGGTCGTCTATCTGATCAGCGGCTTCCGCTGGAGCTTCTACGGCACGTCGGACGTCGGCGTGGAGATCAGCCTCGCCGCCACGCTCGGTTTCTTCTTCCTCTGCCTCGCCATCATCGCCTGGATGTTCAAGACCGGCTACCGGCTGAAGACCTGA
- a CDS encoding ABC transporter ATP-binding protein, with the protein MDSVISIKGLSKTYASGLQALKPIDLDIRRGEIFALLGPNGAGKTTMISIVCGIVTPSAGTVTVDGHDHQSGYRAARRKIGLVPQELHTDSFESVWATVTFSRGLFGCPPNPAHIEKVLKELSLWDKRRAKIMELSGGMKRRVMIAKALSHEPEILFLDEPTAGVDVELRRDMWELVRQLRESGVTIILTTHYIEEAEEMADRVGVINKGELIVVEEKTALMKKLGKKELTLNLAEVMGAIPPELADWKVTLEADGHELRYTFDANAERTGVPSLLRRMSDLGIGFKDLNTKQSSLEDIFVSLVHRKDAA; encoded by the coding sequence ATGGATTCCGTCATCTCGATCAAAGGGCTGAGCAAGACCTACGCATCGGGCCTGCAGGCGCTGAAGCCGATCGACCTCGATATCCGCCGGGGCGAGATTTTCGCGCTGCTCGGGCCGAACGGCGCCGGCAAGACGACGATGATCTCGATCGTCTGTGGCATCGTCACGCCCAGCGCCGGAACCGTGACGGTGGACGGCCACGATCACCAGTCCGGCTATCGCGCCGCGCGGCGCAAGATCGGGCTGGTGCCGCAGGAGCTGCACACCGATTCCTTCGAGAGCGTCTGGGCGACCGTCACCTTCAGCCGCGGCCTGTTCGGCTGCCCGCCGAACCCCGCGCATATCGAGAAGGTACTGAAGGAGCTGTCGCTCTGGGACAAGCGCAGGGCGAAGATCATGGAGCTGTCGGGCGGCATGAAGCGCCGCGTGATGATCGCCAAGGCGCTCAGCCACGAGCCTGAAATCCTGTTCCTGGACGAGCCCACCGCCGGCGTCGATGTCGAGCTGCGCCGCGACATGTGGGAGCTGGTCCGCCAGCTCCGCGAGAGCGGCGTCACCATCATCCTCACCACCCATTATATCGAGGAGGCCGAGGAGATGGCCGACCGGGTGGGCGTCATCAACAAGGGCGAGCTGATCGTCGTCGAGGAGAAGACCGCCCTGATGAAGAAGCTCGGCAAGAAGGAGCTGACGCTCAATCTGGCCGAGGTGATGGGGGCCATCCCGCCCGAGCTCGCCGACTGGAAGGTGACACTCGAAGCCGACGGCCACGAGCTGCGCTACACGTTCGACGCCAATGCCGAGCGCACCGGCGTGCCCTCCTTGCTCCGCCGGATGAGCGACCTCGGCATCGGCTTCAAGGATCTCAACACGAAGCAAAGCTCGCTGGAGGACATCTTCGTGAGTCTCGTACACCGGAAGGACGCCGCATGA
- a CDS encoding septation protein IspZ codes for MNIAPRDIPSKYPQASAGARLLIDLGPLLVFFLANFFAPVPDTLKIFVATGAFMVAMMISMLVSQLKYRHISPLLWFSGVMVVVLGGITIWLHDETFIKVKPTIYYTIVAALLIFGMKTGRNLLKMVLGTAYPGLSERGWHLLTRNWAIFFLVMAVANEAVWRSTTTDFWVGFKLWFFLPVTFLFAAANIPMLLRHGLALETPAEEPPIPPSQ; via the coding sequence ATGAACATCGCGCCAAGGGATATACCCTCTAAATACCCGCAGGCGTCGGCCGGCGCGCGCCTGCTGATCGATCTCGGCCCGCTGCTGGTCTTCTTCCTGGCCAATTTCTTCGCGCCGGTGCCGGACACGCTCAAGATCTTCGTCGCGACCGGCGCATTCATGGTCGCGATGATGATCTCGATGCTCGTCTCGCAGCTCAAATACCGCCACATCTCACCCTTGCTCTGGTTCTCAGGGGTCATGGTGGTCGTGCTCGGCGGCATCACGATCTGGCTGCACGACGAGACCTTCATCAAGGTGAAGCCGACCATCTATTACACGATCGTCGCCGCCCTGCTGATCTTCGGGATGAAGACCGGCCGCAACCTGCTCAAGATGGTGCTGGGCACGGCCTATCCCGGCCTGTCGGAGCGCGGCTGGCACCTGCTCACCCGCAACTGGGCGATCTTCTTCCTCGTCATGGCGGTGGCGAACGAAGCGGTCTGGCGCTCGACCACCACCGATTTCTGGGTGGGCTTCAAGCTGTGGTTCTTCCTGCCCGTCACCTTCCTCTTCGCCGCCGCCAACATCCCCATGCTGCTGCGCCACGGCCTCGCGCTGGAAACGCCGGCCGAAGAGCCTCCCATCCCCCCGAGCCAGTGA